In Labrus bergylta chromosome 6, fLabBer1.1, whole genome shotgun sequence, the following proteins share a genomic window:
- the rad23ab gene encoding RAD23 homolog A, nucleotide excision repair protein b isoform X2, with product MLTITLKTLQQQTFKMEIDPELTVEALKKKIEEDRGKEGFPASGQKLIYAGKILNDDTQLKEYKIDEKNFVVVMVTKPKQDPPPKATPQPAAAPTPPSVSAQALSSGPSQMPSTPTHAVSAPTPAPKSGPPSESPSTVPGNTPKAPEKETADSNTAADSSAASAGPAPEPVQADQTAAPADCPTSAAQPEEKPREDPENQPPTTPPVLSSASSLVDELGLLEEAASILVTGPAYENLVSEIMSMGYEREQVVNALRASYNNPDRAVEYLLMGIPAEASDLPPQEPIRQSVPSNPPAPAAAPAAAPAAPAAPAATPTPTPTTQQQPQQPPATPPSLVSGSQSLTAGGDSVSTGNPLEFLRNQPQFQQMRQIIQQNPALLPALLQQLGRDNPQLLQQITQHQERFVQMLNEPRGRNTGGEGAEAPESPQTNYIQVTPQEKEAIERLKALGFPEGLVIQAYFACEKNENLAANFLLQQSWDDE from the exons ATGCTGACGATAACACTGAAGACCCTCCAGCAGCAGACGTTCAAAATGGAAATAGACCCCGAATTGACG GTTGAAgccctgaagaaaaaaatagaggaggacagaggaaaaGAAGGATTTCCTGCTTCAGGGCAAAAACTCATCTATGCAG GCAAAATATTAAACGATGACACCCAGCTGAAGGAGTACAAAATTGATGAAAAAAACTTTGTGGTCGTCATGGTAACCAAG CCTAAACAAGACCCTCCTCCAAAAGCAACTCCCCAGcctgctgcagctccaacaCCCCCGTCAGTCTCAGCCCAAGCACTCTCCTCTGGTCCATCACAAATGCCCTCCACACCGACACATGCAGTGTCTGCACCCACACCCGCCCCCAAGTCAGGGCCCCCCTCTGAGAGCCCCTCCACAGTCCCAGGAAACACCCCGAAGGCCCCTGAGAAAGAGACAGCAGACTCAAACACAGCCGCAGACTCATCAGCAGCCTCGGCCGGTCCTGCTCCAGAACCTGTTCAAGCAGACCAGACCGCTGCCCCTGCAGACTGCCCCACCTCAGCTGCTCAACCTGAAGAGAAGCCAAGGGAAGACCCTGAGAATCaaccccccaccactcctccagtcctctcctctgcctccag CCTTGTCGATGAGCTCGGCCTCCTTGAAGAAGCAGCATCAATACTGG TGACCGGTCCAGCCTATGAGAACCTGGTGTCAGAGATTATGTCCATGGGTTATGAGCGAGAGCAGGTGGTCAACGCCCTTCGAGCAAGTTACAACAACCCAGACCGAGCGGTGGAGTACCTCCTCATG GGTATTCCAGCAGAGGCCAGTGACCTCCCACCTCAGGAGCCAATTAGACAAAGTGTGCCATCCAACCCCCCCGCTCCTGCTGccgctcctgctgctgctcctgctgctcctgctgctcctgctgctactCCTACTCCTACTCCTactacacaacaacaacctcagcaGCCTCCAGCTACTCCACCCA GTCTAGTGTCTGGCAGTCAGAGTCTCACTGCTGGGGGGGACTCTGTGTCCACGGGGAACCCTCTGGAGTTCCTGAGGAACCAGCCACAGTTccagcagatgagacagatcATCCAGCAGAACCCGGCCCTCCTCCCggctctgctgcagcagctgggaaGAGacaacccacagctgctgcag CAAATCACACAGCACCAGGAGCGTTTTGTCCAGATGCTGAACGAGCCACGAGGTCGAAACACGGGTGGGGAGGGGGCCGAGGCCCCAGAGTCACCGCAGACCAACTACATCCAGGTGACCCCCCAGGAGAAGGAGGCTATTGAGAGG TTAAAAGCACTTGGCTTCCCTGAAGGATTAGTCATCCAGGCGTACTTCGCCTGTGAGAAGAACGAGAACCTGGCAGCTAACTTCCTGCTACAACAATCCTGGGACGACGAGTAA
- the rad23ab gene encoding RAD23 homolog A, nucleotide excision repair protein b isoform X1 yields MLTITLKTLQQQTFKMEIDPELTVEALKKKIEEDRGKEGFPASGQKLIYAGKILNDDTQLKEYKIDEKNFVVVMVTKPKQDPPPKATPQPAAAPTPPSVSAQALSSGPSQMPSTPTHAVSAPTPAPKSGPPSESPSTVPGNTPKAPEKETADSNTAADSSAASAGPAPEPVQADQTAAPADCPTSAAQPEEKPREDPENQPPTTPPVLSSASSLVDELGLLEEAASILVTGPAYENLVSEIMSMGYEREQVVNALRASYNNPDRAVEYLLMGIPAEASDLPPQEPIRQSVPSNPPAPAAAPAAAPAAPAAPAATPTPTPTTQQQPQQPPATPPTGLVSGSQSLTAGGDSVSTGNPLEFLRNQPQFQQMRQIIQQNPALLPALLQQLGRDNPQLLQQITQHQERFVQMLNEPRGRNTGGEGAEAPESPQTNYIQVTPQEKEAIERLKALGFPEGLVIQAYFACEKNENLAANFLLQQSWDDE; encoded by the exons ATGCTGACGATAACACTGAAGACCCTCCAGCAGCAGACGTTCAAAATGGAAATAGACCCCGAATTGACG GTTGAAgccctgaagaaaaaaatagaggaggacagaggaaaaGAAGGATTTCCTGCTTCAGGGCAAAAACTCATCTATGCAG GCAAAATATTAAACGATGACACCCAGCTGAAGGAGTACAAAATTGATGAAAAAAACTTTGTGGTCGTCATGGTAACCAAG CCTAAACAAGACCCTCCTCCAAAAGCAACTCCCCAGcctgctgcagctccaacaCCCCCGTCAGTCTCAGCCCAAGCACTCTCCTCTGGTCCATCACAAATGCCCTCCACACCGACACATGCAGTGTCTGCACCCACACCCGCCCCCAAGTCAGGGCCCCCCTCTGAGAGCCCCTCCACAGTCCCAGGAAACACCCCGAAGGCCCCTGAGAAAGAGACAGCAGACTCAAACACAGCCGCAGACTCATCAGCAGCCTCGGCCGGTCCTGCTCCAGAACCTGTTCAAGCAGACCAGACCGCTGCCCCTGCAGACTGCCCCACCTCAGCTGCTCAACCTGAAGAGAAGCCAAGGGAAGACCCTGAGAATCaaccccccaccactcctccagtcctctcctctgcctccag CCTTGTCGATGAGCTCGGCCTCCTTGAAGAAGCAGCATCAATACTGG TGACCGGTCCAGCCTATGAGAACCTGGTGTCAGAGATTATGTCCATGGGTTATGAGCGAGAGCAGGTGGTCAACGCCCTTCGAGCAAGTTACAACAACCCAGACCGAGCGGTGGAGTACCTCCTCATG GGTATTCCAGCAGAGGCCAGTGACCTCCCACCTCAGGAGCCAATTAGACAAAGTGTGCCATCCAACCCCCCCGCTCCTGCTGccgctcctgctgctgctcctgctgctcctgctgctcctgctgctactCCTACTCCTACTCCTactacacaacaacaacctcagcaGCCTCCAGCTACTCCACCCA CAGGTCTAGTGTCTGGCAGTCAGAGTCTCACTGCTGGGGGGGACTCTGTGTCCACGGGGAACCCTCTGGAGTTCCTGAGGAACCAGCCACAGTTccagcagatgagacagatcATCCAGCAGAACCCGGCCCTCCTCCCggctctgctgcagcagctgggaaGAGacaacccacagctgctgcag CAAATCACACAGCACCAGGAGCGTTTTGTCCAGATGCTGAACGAGCCACGAGGTCGAAACACGGGTGGGGAGGGGGCCGAGGCCCCAGAGTCACCGCAGACCAACTACATCCAGGTGACCCCCCAGGAGAAGGAGGCTATTGAGAGG TTAAAAGCACTTGGCTTCCCTGAAGGATTAGTCATCCAGGCGTACTTCGCCTGTGAGAAGAACGAGAACCTGGCAGCTAACTTCCTGCTACAACAATCCTGGGACGACGAGTAA
- the rad23ab gene encoding RAD23 homolog A, nucleotide excision repair protein b isoform X3, which produces MVTKPKQDPPPKATPQPAAAPTPPSVSAQALSSGPSQMPSTPTHAVSAPTPAPKSGPPSESPSTVPGNTPKAPEKETADSNTAADSSAASAGPAPEPVQADQTAAPADCPTSAAQPEEKPREDPENQPPTTPPVLSSASSLVDELGLLEEAASILVTGPAYENLVSEIMSMGYEREQVVNALRASYNNPDRAVEYLLMGIPAEASDLPPQEPIRQSVPSNPPAPAAAPAAAPAAPAAPAATPTPTPTTQQQPQQPPATPPTGLVSGSQSLTAGGDSVSTGNPLEFLRNQPQFQQMRQIIQQNPALLPALLQQLGRDNPQLLQQITQHQERFVQMLNEPRGRNTGGEGAEAPESPQTNYIQVTPQEKEAIERLKALGFPEGLVIQAYFACEKNENLAANFLLQQSWDDE; this is translated from the exons ATGGTAACCAAG CCTAAACAAGACCCTCCTCCAAAAGCAACTCCCCAGcctgctgcagctccaacaCCCCCGTCAGTCTCAGCCCAAGCACTCTCCTCTGGTCCATCACAAATGCCCTCCACACCGACACATGCAGTGTCTGCACCCACACCCGCCCCCAAGTCAGGGCCCCCCTCTGAGAGCCCCTCCACAGTCCCAGGAAACACCCCGAAGGCCCCTGAGAAAGAGACAGCAGACTCAAACACAGCCGCAGACTCATCAGCAGCCTCGGCCGGTCCTGCTCCAGAACCTGTTCAAGCAGACCAGACCGCTGCCCCTGCAGACTGCCCCACCTCAGCTGCTCAACCTGAAGAGAAGCCAAGGGAAGACCCTGAGAATCaaccccccaccactcctccagtcctctcctctgcctccag CCTTGTCGATGAGCTCGGCCTCCTTGAAGAAGCAGCATCAATACTGG TGACCGGTCCAGCCTATGAGAACCTGGTGTCAGAGATTATGTCCATGGGTTATGAGCGAGAGCAGGTGGTCAACGCCCTTCGAGCAAGTTACAACAACCCAGACCGAGCGGTGGAGTACCTCCTCATG GGTATTCCAGCAGAGGCCAGTGACCTCCCACCTCAGGAGCCAATTAGACAAAGTGTGCCATCCAACCCCCCCGCTCCTGCTGccgctcctgctgctgctcctgctgctcctgctgctcctgctgctactCCTACTCCTACTCCTactacacaacaacaacctcagcaGCCTCCAGCTACTCCACCCA CAGGTCTAGTGTCTGGCAGTCAGAGTCTCACTGCTGGGGGGGACTCTGTGTCCACGGGGAACCCTCTGGAGTTCCTGAGGAACCAGCCACAGTTccagcagatgagacagatcATCCAGCAGAACCCGGCCCTCCTCCCggctctgctgcagcagctgggaaGAGacaacccacagctgctgcag CAAATCACACAGCACCAGGAGCGTTTTGTCCAGATGCTGAACGAGCCACGAGGTCGAAACACGGGTGGGGAGGGGGCCGAGGCCCCAGAGTCACCGCAGACCAACTACATCCAGGTGACCCCCCAGGAGAAGGAGGCTATTGAGAGG TTAAAAGCACTTGGCTTCCCTGAAGGATTAGTCATCCAGGCGTACTTCGCCTGTGAGAAGAACGAGAACCTGGCAGCTAACTTCCTGCTACAACAATCCTGGGACGACGAGTAA